One Paraburkholderia sp. IMGN_8 DNA window includes the following coding sequences:
- the benA gene encoding benzoate 1,2-dioxygenase large subunit: protein MIPIYPDRTPRLTSIDDFLVEDKARGDFRLHRSAFTDQALFELEMQHIFEGNWIYLAHESQIPNNNDYYTTHVGRQPVVIARNRQGELNAFINACTHRGAMLCRHKRGNKATYTCPFHGWTFNNSGKLLKVKDPEDAGYPDCFNKEGSHDLKKIARFESYRGFLFGSLNGDVLPLHEFLGEAARIIDMIVDQSEDGLEVLRGASTYTYEGNWKLQTENGADGYHVSAVHWNYAATTNHRKQENAREDKVRAMDAGNWGRQGGGFYAFEHGHMLLWSRWANPEDRPNFSQRDAFAARCGSETADWMIQNSRNLCLYPNVYLMDQFGSQIRVLRPLAVDKTEVTIYCIAPKGESAEARARRIRQYEDFFNVSGMATPDDLEEFRACQQGYAGRSLEWNDMCRGSQHWIDGPDEAAQKIGLKPVMSGVKTEDEGLYTVQHRYWVETMKEAVKEATAGVLTLPTQGDIA, encoded by the coding sequence ATGATTCCGATTTATCCCGACCGCACACCGCGTCTTACCAGCATCGACGACTTCCTGGTGGAAGACAAAGCGCGCGGCGATTTTCGCCTGCACCGTAGCGCGTTCACCGACCAGGCACTGTTCGAACTCGAGATGCAGCATATCTTCGAGGGCAACTGGATTTACCTCGCGCACGAAAGCCAGATCCCGAACAACAACGACTACTACACCACTCACGTGGGCCGTCAGCCGGTCGTGATCGCGCGCAACCGGCAAGGCGAGCTCAACGCTTTCATTAATGCGTGCACGCATCGTGGCGCGATGCTCTGCCGCCACAAGCGCGGCAACAAGGCCACGTATACCTGCCCGTTCCACGGCTGGACGTTCAACAACAGCGGCAAGCTGTTGAAGGTCAAGGATCCCGAAGACGCCGGCTATCCCGACTGCTTCAACAAGGAAGGCTCGCACGACCTCAAGAAGATCGCGCGCTTCGAAAGCTATCGCGGCTTCCTGTTCGGCAGCCTGAATGGCGATGTCTTGCCTCTACACGAGTTCTTGGGCGAGGCCGCGCGGATCATCGACATGATCGTCGACCAGTCGGAAGACGGACTCGAGGTGTTGCGCGGCGCCTCCACCTATACGTACGAAGGAAACTGGAAACTGCAGACCGAAAACGGCGCCGACGGCTATCACGTGTCGGCGGTTCACTGGAACTATGCCGCGACGACCAACCATCGCAAGCAGGAGAACGCCCGCGAAGACAAGGTCCGGGCGATGGATGCGGGCAACTGGGGACGGCAAGGCGGCGGCTTCTATGCATTCGAACACGGCCATATGCTGCTGTGGTCACGCTGGGCCAATCCGGAGGACAGGCCGAACTTCAGTCAGCGCGACGCCTTTGCCGCGCGCTGCGGCAGTGAGACGGCCGACTGGATGATCCAGAACTCGCGCAACCTGTGCCTCTATCCGAACGTATATCTGATGGATCAGTTCGGCTCGCAGATTCGCGTGCTGCGCCCGCTCGCCGTCGACAAGACCGAGGTCACGATCTACTGCATCGCCCCCAAGGGTGAATCGGCGGAAGCGCGTGCGCGCCGTATCCGTCAATACGAGGATTTCTTCAACGTCAGCGGCATGGCGACGCCCGACGATCTCGAAGAGTTTCGCGCCTGCCAGCAAGGCTATGCGGGCCGTTCGCTCGAATGGAACGACATGTGCCGCGGCTCGCAGCACTGGATCGACGGTCCGGACGAGGCAGCACAAAAGATCGGCCTCAAGCCGGTGATGAGCGGCGTCAAGACCGAAGACGAAGGGCTTTACACCGTACAGCACCGCTATTGGGTTGAAACGATGAAAGAAGCAGTGAAAGAAGCGACTGCCGGAGTATTGACACTGCCCACGCAAGGAGACATCGCATGA
- a CDS encoding LysR family transcriptional regulator, whose product MELRHLRYFVAVAEERNFTRAAERLHIAQPPLSRQIQQLEDSLGVQLFERSARPLKLTDTGRFFYSHAVQLLAQSAELESMTKRVGKIERSLSVGFVGSTLYGMLPKIIRRFRDENSAVELSLHELSTMDQIKALKEGRIDVGFGRIRHEDPSIRRVVLREERMIVALPVGHPLSVSKTALSLHDLLGETLIIFPKAPRPSYADQVLAAFHDRSLKPHRIYETRELQIALGLVAAGEGISIVPGSVYGLKRDDVSYVGLDDANLVSPIIMSIRMLDESEDIAAMLKLIYALYVEEQMEYLPPHER is encoded by the coding sequence ATGGAATTGCGCCATTTGCGCTATTTCGTTGCGGTCGCGGAGGAGCGCAATTTCACGCGTGCCGCCGAGCGGCTGCATATCGCGCAGCCGCCGCTTAGCCGGCAGATTCAGCAACTCGAGGATTCGCTCGGCGTGCAGTTGTTCGAGCGCAGCGCGCGCCCCCTCAAACTGACCGATACGGGGCGTTTCTTCTATTCGCATGCGGTGCAACTGCTCGCTCAGTCGGCCGAGTTGGAGTCGATGACGAAGCGGGTGGGGAAGATCGAGCGCAGCCTGTCAGTCGGTTTCGTCGGTTCGACGCTGTACGGCATGTTGCCGAAAATCATCCGGCGCTTTCGCGATGAGAACAGTGCGGTGGAGTTGAGCCTGCACGAGCTGTCGACGATGGACCAGATCAAGGCCCTGAAGGAAGGCCGCATCGATGTCGGTTTCGGCCGCATCCGGCATGAAGATCCGAGTATCCGCCGGGTGGTGTTGCGCGAAGAGCGGATGATCGTCGCGCTGCCGGTGGGGCATCCGCTGTCGGTGTCGAAGACCGCACTGTCGCTGCATGATCTGCTTGGCGAGACCTTGATCATTTTCCCCAAGGCGCCGCGTCCGAGCTACGCGGACCAGGTGCTGGCCGCTTTTCACGACCGGTCGTTGAAGCCGCATCGTATTTACGAAACGCGCGAGCTTCAGATCGCGCTCGGACTCGTTGCCGCGGGCGAGGGCATTTCGATTGTGCCTGGCAGCGTCTACGGATTGAAACGCGATGACGTCAGCTATGTCGGTCTGGACGATGCGAACCTGGTGTCGCCGATCATTATGAGCATACGCATGCTCGACGAGTCCGAAGACATCGCCGCGATGCTCAAGTTGATCTATGCGCTCTACGTGGAGGAGCAGATGGAGTATTTGCCGCCGCACGAACGGTGA
- the fabV gene encoding enoyl-ACP reductase FabV has product MIIKPRVRGFICVTTHPTGCEANVKEQIDYVTARGPIPNGPKKVLVIGASTGYGLAARISAAFGSDAATLGVFFERAGNETKPGTAGWYNTAAFEKFATAKGLYATSINGDAFSDEIKQRTIEVIKRDLGQVDLVVYSLAAPKRTHPKTGEVFSSTLKPVGKTVNLRGIDTDKEVVKETVLEPATQSEIDNTVAVMGGEDWQMWIDALLDAGVLADGAKTTAFTYLGEKITHDIYWNGSIGAAKKDLDRKVLGIREKLAARGGDARVAVLKAVVTQASSAIPMMPLYLSLLFKVMKEKGTHEGCIEQVYGLYKDSLYGTSPHVDDEGRLRADYKELDPDVQARVQQLWNQVTSDTIYELTDFSGYKTEFLRLFGFEIAGVNYEADVNPDVQIPNIVQG; this is encoded by the coding sequence ATGATCATCAAACCACGCGTGCGTGGCTTCATCTGCGTGACTACGCATCCCACCGGCTGCGAAGCCAACGTCAAGGAACAGATCGACTACGTCACCGCGCGCGGTCCCATTCCCAACGGCCCGAAGAAAGTGCTGGTGATCGGCGCATCGACCGGTTACGGCCTGGCAGCCCGCATCAGCGCCGCGTTCGGTTCCGATGCCGCCACACTAGGGGTGTTTTTCGAGCGCGCCGGCAATGAAACCAAACCCGGCACAGCGGGCTGGTACAACACCGCCGCCTTCGAGAAATTTGCCACCGCCAAGGGCTTGTACGCGACGAGCATCAACGGCGATGCTTTCTCGGACGAAATCAAACAACGCACCATCGAGGTCATCAAGCGCGATCTCGGTCAGGTCGACCTGGTGGTCTACAGTCTTGCCGCGCCGAAACGCACTCACCCCAAGACCGGAGAAGTTTTCAGCTCGACGTTGAAGCCGGTCGGCAAGACCGTCAACCTGCGTGGCATCGACACCGACAAGGAAGTCGTCAAGGAAACCGTTCTGGAACCCGCGACGCAAAGCGAAATCGACAACACAGTCGCCGTGATGGGCGGCGAAGACTGGCAGATGTGGATCGACGCCCTCCTCGACGCCGGCGTGCTGGCCGACGGCGCGAAGACGACCGCCTTCACCTATCTCGGCGAAAAGATCACGCACGACATTTACTGGAACGGCTCCATCGGCGCGGCCAAGAAGGACCTGGACCGGAAGGTGCTCGGCATCCGCGAGAAACTGGCGGCGAGAGGCGGCGATGCGCGTGTCGCGGTGCTGAAGGCGGTCGTCACCCAGGCGAGCTCCGCCATCCCGATGATGCCGCTGTATCTGTCGCTGCTCTTCAAAGTCATGAAGGAGAAAGGCACGCACGAAGGCTGCATCGAGCAGGTCTACGGGCTCTACAAGGACAGCCTGTACGGCACGTCGCCACACGTGGATGACGAAGGCCGCCTGCGTGCGGACTACAAGGAACTCGATCCGGACGTGCAAGCGCGCGTCCAGCAGCTCTGGAATCAGGTCACCAGCGACACGATCTACGAACTCACCGACTTTAGCGGTTACAAGACGGAATTCTTGCGCCTCTTCGGCTTTGAGATCGCAGGGGTGAACTATGAAGCCGACGTGAATCCCGACGTGCAGATTCCCAACATCGTTCAGGGTTGA
- a CDS encoding transglycosylase domain-containing protein has translation MKRLITQFFEFCARRLAEFPPIAAEALRRVRHPTWRGVALTCAAVPALLFLYVLILIPFTPSIGDIRKAKVEQPAQVLSADGKLLAEFKPSNREWVKLADISPHVVDALIATEDHRFYQHFGLDWRRTASAALHTFSGDRQGGSTITQQLARNLYPDEIGRAPTLTRKLKEAITAFKIEALYTKNEILETYLNTVPFLYNAYGIEMAARTYFDKSAAELNVLESATLAGMLKGNSYYNPVLNPERALQRRNTVLGQMLKYGKLTQSAYDTLKRRPLRIDFERQTEPPGPAPHFAQQLRKWLAAWADRNDYNMYSDGLVVRTTIDSRLQTMATQAVVWQGNQLQGIANSAWGTRSGCAGGRDLLQVFLRETPDYRAVKDSGMTDDEALKRLSSDRRLVQSVCESKTRVQADFLALDPRNGQIKAWVGSRDFSQDPFDHVQQARRQPGSTFKPFVYAAAFEDGAKPADTFVDKPVEIPLAGGEIWRPSDEDEPSGRAISLRDGLAYSRNRITAQLMETVGPAKVARLARAMGVRDSELDPVPSLALGTSPVTLKEMVSAYGTIANIGGYVEPVMVTRIEDRKGEVLAEFAPASPRQELPADAARTLVDVMRDVISRGTGSSIRSRFGVRGDVAGKTGTTQGNADGWFILMHPQLVAGAWVGFNDSRVTLRSDYWGQGAHSALPIVGDFFQRVQRSRLVDVRARFATEQEPGRFAELSGKIRAWFQQLFAPAKPEAPAASRNTTRRAPAVAAASAASAASVEPWPMPQPPLIPQAPASAPLPAGEHIDGQAPAGGEPASAPTPTPDDVTPADAGSTANDPSNAPASTGTSP, from the coding sequence GTGAAACGCCTCATCACGCAGTTTTTCGAGTTCTGTGCAAGAAGGCTGGCCGAGTTCCCGCCAATCGCCGCCGAGGCGCTCCGGCGCGTCCGGCACCCCACGTGGCGCGGCGTGGCACTGACATGTGCCGCTGTGCCGGCGCTGCTGTTCCTCTATGTGCTGATCCTGATTCCGTTCACCCCGAGCATCGGCGACATCCGCAAAGCCAAGGTAGAACAGCCGGCCCAGGTGCTTTCGGCGGACGGCAAATTGCTTGCCGAATTCAAGCCGTCCAATCGCGAGTGGGTGAAGCTCGCGGATATCTCCCCGCACGTGGTGGACGCCTTGATTGCCACGGAAGACCACCGCTTCTACCAGCATTTCGGCCTCGACTGGCGGCGCACCGCATCGGCCGCGCTGCACACGTTTTCCGGCGACCGCCAGGGCGGCTCGACCATCACACAGCAGCTCGCCCGTAACCTCTATCCCGACGAAATCGGCCGCGCCCCCACGCTGACCCGCAAGCTGAAGGAGGCGATCACCGCCTTCAAGATCGAGGCGCTCTACACCAAGAACGAGATCCTCGAGACGTATCTGAATACGGTGCCGTTCCTCTACAACGCCTATGGCATCGAGATGGCGGCGCGTACCTATTTCGACAAATCGGCCGCCGAACTGAATGTGCTGGAAAGCGCGACGCTCGCCGGCATGCTCAAGGGCAACAGCTACTACAACCCGGTGCTGAACCCCGAGCGCGCCTTGCAGCGCCGCAACACCGTGCTTGGGCAGATGCTCAAGTACGGCAAGCTGACGCAATCGGCCTACGACACGCTGAAGCGCCGTCCGCTGCGAATCGATTTCGAGCGGCAAACCGAGCCGCCTGGACCCGCGCCACATTTCGCGCAGCAACTGCGCAAATGGCTCGCCGCATGGGCTGATCGCAACGACTACAACATGTATTCCGATGGACTGGTGGTGCGCACCACCATCGATTCGCGCTTGCAGACCATGGCCACCCAGGCCGTGGTGTGGCAGGGCAACCAGTTGCAGGGCATCGCCAACTCGGCATGGGGAACGCGCTCGGGGTGTGCGGGCGGCCGGGACCTGTTGCAGGTTTTTCTGCGCGAGACGCCTGACTATCGCGCAGTGAAAGACTCGGGGATGACGGACGACGAAGCGTTGAAACGGCTCTCATCCGATCGCCGTCTGGTGCAGTCGGTTTGCGAGAGCAAGACCCGGGTCCAGGCGGATTTTCTCGCGCTGGATCCGCGCAATGGGCAGATCAAGGCATGGGTCGGCAGCCGCGACTTCAGCCAGGATCCGTTCGATCATGTGCAGCAGGCGCGGCGCCAGCCGGGCTCGACCTTCAAGCCGTTCGTCTATGCCGCGGCATTCGAAGACGGCGCCAAACCTGCCGATACGTTCGTGGACAAGCCCGTCGAAATCCCGCTGGCGGGCGGCGAGATCTGGCGGCCGAGCGACGAAGACGAGCCGAGCGGCCGCGCCATCAGTCTGCGCGACGGTCTCGCTTATTCGCGCAACCGGATTACCGCTCAGCTGATGGAGACAGTCGGTCCGGCCAAGGTCGCGCGGCTGGCTCGCGCAATGGGCGTGCGCGACAGCGAGCTCGATCCGGTGCCGTCGCTGGCATTGGGCACGAGCCCCGTGACGCTGAAGGAAATGGTGTCGGCCTACGGCACGATCGCCAACATCGGCGGCTATGTGGAGCCGGTGATGGTCACACGCATCGAAGATCGCAAGGGCGAAGTGCTGGCCGAGTTCGCGCCCGCGTCACCCAGACAGGAATTGCCGGCCGACGCCGCTCGAACGCTGGTGGACGTGATGCGCGACGTGATCAGCCGGGGGACGGGTTCGAGTATCCGCAGCCGCTTCGGCGTGCGCGGCGATGTCGCCGGCAAGACGGGCACGACGCAGGGCAATGCCGACGGCTGGTTCATCCTGATGCATCCGCAACTCGTGGCCGGCGCGTGGGTCGGCTTCAACGACAGCCGCGTGACGCTGCGCAGCGACTATTGGGGCCAAGGGGCGCACAGCGCATTGCCGATCGTCGGCGATTTCTTCCAGCGCGTGCAGAGGTCGAGGTTGGTCGACGTCCGCGCCAGGTTCGCGACTGAGCAGGAGCCGGGCAGGTTTGCCGAACTGTCGGGCAAGATCCGCGCGTGGTTCCAGCAGCTGTTTGCACCGGCCAAGCCTGAGGCGCCGGCTGCAAGCCGCAATACGACGCGCCGCGCGCCGGCTGTCGCCGCTGCCTCCGCGGCGTCCGCTGCGTCCGTTGAACCGTGGCCGATGCCGCAGCCGCCGCTCATTCCACAGGCGCCGGCGTCCGCGCCTCTGCCGGCCGGCGAGCACATCGACGGACAGGCGCCCGCAGGCGGCGAGCCTGCGTCCGCGCCGACGCCCACGCCGGATGACGTGACGCCGGCAGACGCGGGCAGCACGGCAAACGATCCTTCGAACGCGCCCGCCAGTACCGGCACATCGCCTTGA
- the treA gene encoding alpha,alpha-trehalase TreA — protein MIESSQVRRNIAIALTSPRLAAGALRHRSVHRAAVSGLVFLTSVSSVCFADTQVGAALPPAPSVLYGDLFVAVQTAQIYPDQKTFVDATPNADPAAIVQLYEQQKNNPGFSLASFVNQYFTPPSEPVITPPPNQTLREHIDWLWPALTRTTTSTPANSSLIPLPKPYVVPGGRFREGYYWDTWFTMLGLQEAGREDLVDNMLDNFAYEINTFGHIPNGNRTYYLDRSQPPFFSYMVTLAAKVEGGKVYQKYLPALRKEYAYWMQGADSTQPGNATRNVVVMPDRTVLNRYWDELDTPRDESYLEDVKTAQQATGRSPNEVYRELRATAESGWDFSSRWFGDNMTLATVRTTSIIPVDLNSLMFHLETTIARGCGETRDFRCVGEFAERAAKRAVGINRYLWNANGYYGDYDWQLAKPRDNKTAAMLYPLFAGVAWPERARKTARQVQSTLLQPGGLVTTTYNTTQQWDAPNGWAPLHWIAVEGLKRYGQDALAQQIGTRFLADVKDVYASDKKLVEKYVVEGAGTGGGGGGEYPLQDGFGWTNGVTLKLLDLYSPGE, from the coding sequence ATGATTGAGTCGTCGCAAGTCCGCCGCAACATTGCTATCGCCCTGACCTCGCCACGCCTCGCAGCCGGCGCGCTTCGACATCGAAGCGTTCATCGGGCGGCCGTTTCAGGTTTGGTATTCCTCACCAGTGTCTCTAGCGTTTGCTTCGCCGACACGCAAGTCGGCGCAGCGCTTCCGCCTGCTCCGAGCGTGCTGTACGGCGACCTGTTCGTCGCCGTGCAAACCGCGCAGATCTATCCCGATCAGAAGACCTTCGTCGATGCAACGCCGAATGCGGACCCTGCCGCGATCGTGCAGTTGTACGAACAGCAGAAGAACAATCCAGGCTTTTCGCTGGCGAGCTTCGTCAACCAGTACTTCACGCCGCCGAGCGAGCCGGTCATCACGCCACCCCCGAATCAGACGCTGCGCGAACACATCGACTGGCTGTGGCCCGCGCTCACGCGCACCACGACGAGCACGCCGGCGAACAGTTCACTGATTCCCTTGCCGAAACCGTATGTCGTGCCGGGTGGACGCTTCCGCGAGGGCTACTACTGGGACACCTGGTTCACGATGCTGGGACTCCAGGAAGCCGGCCGCGAAGATCTCGTCGACAACATGCTCGACAACTTCGCGTATGAGATCAACACATTCGGCCACATCCCGAACGGCAATCGCACGTATTACCTGGACCGTTCGCAGCCGCCATTCTTCTCGTACATGGTGACGCTCGCGGCGAAAGTCGAAGGCGGCAAGGTCTATCAGAAATATCTCCCCGCTTTGCGCAAGGAGTACGCGTACTGGATGCAAGGCGCCGACTCGACCCAGCCGGGCAACGCGACGCGCAACGTCGTGGTGATGCCGGACCGGACGGTGCTCAACCGCTATTGGGACGAACTCGACACCCCGCGTGACGAGTCGTATCTGGAAGACGTGAAGACCGCGCAGCAAGCCACGGGCCGCTCGCCAAACGAGGTCTACCGTGAACTGCGCGCGACCGCGGAGAGCGGTTGGGATTTCAGCTCACGCTGGTTCGGCGACAACATGACGCTCGCGACGGTCCGCACCACGTCGATCATTCCGGTCGATCTGAACAGCCTGATGTTCCACCTTGAAACGACCATCGCGAGAGGCTGTGGCGAAACCCGCGATTTCCGCTGCGTGGGCGAGTTCGCCGAACGCGCGGCAAAACGGGCGGTCGGCATCAACCGTTATCTGTGGAATGCCAATGGCTACTACGGGGACTACGACTGGCAGCTCGCGAAGCCACGCGACAACAAGACGGCGGCGATGCTGTATCCGCTGTTCGCGGGCGTGGCATGGCCGGAACGTGCGCGGAAGACGGCCAGGCAGGTGCAATCGACACTTCTGCAGCCAGGCGGCCTCGTGACGACCACCTACAACACGACGCAGCAATGGGACGCGCCGAACGGCTGGGCGCCGCTGCACTGGATTGCGGTCGAAGGTCTGAAGCGTTATGGACAGGACGCGCTCGCGCAACAGATCGGCACGCGGTTTCTCGCCGACGTCAAGGACGTCTATGCGTCCGACAAGAAGCTGGTCGAGAAGTACGTGGTCGAAGGCGCGGGAACCGGCGGCGGAGGCGGTGGCGAGTATCCGTTGCAGGACGGCTTCGGCTGGACCAACGGCGTGACGCTCAAGCTGCTCGATCTGTATAGCCCGGGCGAGTAG
- a CDS encoding cysteine synthase A: MNVQDGFTACIGNTPLIRLAKLSAETGCEILGKAEFLNPGGSVKDRAALYIIQDAERRGVLKAGGTVVEGTAGNTGIGLAHICAARGYRCVIVIPETQSQEKMDLLRVLGAQVRPVPAVPYKDPNNYQKIAGRLAQEIENAIWANQFDNLVNRQAHYETTGPEIWRDTAGSVDAFVCATGTGGTLAGVARFLKEQNSRVRTVLADPHGSGLYSFVKTHDIMTEGNSITEGIGSSRVTANLEGTPIDDAVRIDDQSCVTMVYRLLREEGLFVGGSSGINVAAAVWLARQMGPGHTIVTLLCDGGGLYFARLFNPAWLMERGLAPG; the protein is encoded by the coding sequence ATGAATGTACAGGATGGTTTCACTGCCTGCATTGGCAACACGCCGCTGATCCGGCTTGCAAAGCTTAGCGCCGAGACCGGGTGCGAAATTCTCGGCAAGGCGGAGTTCCTGAATCCGGGCGGATCGGTGAAAGACCGCGCAGCGCTCTATATCATCCAGGACGCCGAGCGGCGTGGCGTGCTCAAGGCGGGCGGCACGGTGGTGGAGGGCACCGCCGGCAATACCGGCATCGGGCTGGCGCACATCTGTGCCGCGCGCGGTTATCGCTGCGTGATCGTCATTCCTGAAACCCAGTCGCAGGAAAAAATGGACCTCCTGCGCGTACTCGGCGCGCAGGTGCGTCCGGTGCCGGCGGTGCCGTACAAGGATCCCAACAACTACCAGAAGATCGCCGGCCGTCTGGCACAGGAGATCGAGAACGCTATCTGGGCCAACCAGTTCGATAACCTCGTCAACCGGCAGGCCCACTATGAAACCACCGGGCCGGAAATCTGGCGCGACACGGCTGGCTCGGTGGACGCTTTCGTGTGTGCCACCGGGACCGGCGGCACGCTCGCAGGCGTCGCGCGCTTTCTCAAGGAACAGAATTCCAGGGTGAGGACCGTGCTGGCTGATCCGCACGGCAGCGGACTGTACAGTTTCGTCAAAACGCACGACATCATGACGGAAGGCAACTCGATCACGGAGGGCATTGGCTCCAGCCGCGTCACCGCCAACCTCGAGGGCACGCCTATCGACGACGCGGTGCGCATCGACGACCAGAGTTGCGTCACGATGGTGTATCGCCTGCTGCGGGAAGAGGGGCTGTTCGTGGGCGGTTCCAGCGGCATCAATGTAGCGGCGGCCGTTTGGCTGGCCCGGCAGATGGGGCCGGGCCACACCATCGTTACGTTGCTGTGCGATGGTGGGGGCCTGTATTTTGCGCGGCTATTCAACCCCGCCTGGCTGATGGAAAGAGGACTGGCGCCGGGTTGA
- a CDS encoding MFS transporter, with protein sequence MQTSSTPRTGTLSQIPRGIWMLGFVSMFMDISSEIIHSLLPMFLVTTLGASAMMVGLIEGIAEAATPIVKIFSGALSDYLGNRKWLAVIGYGMGALSKPLFALAPTAGIVLTARVADRIGKGVRGAPRDALVADITPPHLRGAAYGLRQSLDTVGAFLGPLLAVGLMLLWANNFRLVFWVAVIPGLVAVAILIFGIKEPVHQPGAKRVNPLKLENLKKLSRPYWWVVFIGAVFTLARFSEAFLVLRAMQGGVPVALVPLVMVAMNLVYSLSAYPFGKLADSMSHTRLLAIGLVVLIASDVVLAHGSHWPVVLLGVALWGLHMGLTQGLLATMVAHAAPPDLKGTAFGFFNLMSGLAVLIASVVAGELWDSMGAAVTFYAGAGFCLLTLAALAIGGGSRRKNAF encoded by the coding sequence ATGCAGACCAGTTCCACGCCGCGCACCGGCACGCTCAGCCAGATTCCCCGGGGTATCTGGATGCTCGGCTTCGTGAGCATGTTCATGGACATCTCATCGGAAATCATTCATAGCCTCCTTCCAATGTTTCTCGTCACGACCCTGGGTGCGAGCGCCATGATGGTGGGCCTGATTGAAGGCATAGCGGAAGCGGCGACGCCCATCGTGAAGATATTTTCCGGTGCCCTCAGCGACTATCTTGGCAACCGGAAATGGCTCGCGGTTATCGGATACGGGATGGGAGCGTTGAGCAAACCGCTCTTTGCTCTCGCGCCAACGGCGGGAATCGTGCTGACTGCGCGCGTCGCGGACCGAATCGGGAAAGGTGTGAGGGGCGCGCCGCGCGACGCCCTTGTCGCTGATATTACACCCCCGCATCTGCGCGGCGCGGCGTATGGTCTGCGCCAGTCGCTCGACACGGTCGGCGCATTTCTCGGGCCGTTGCTTGCTGTTGGGTTGATGCTGCTTTGGGCAAACAACTTTCGCCTGGTTTTCTGGGTCGCCGTGATTCCGGGCCTTGTCGCGGTGGCGATACTCATATTCGGCATCAAGGAGCCAGTGCACCAGCCGGGCGCGAAACGTGTCAACCCGCTGAAACTCGAAAATCTGAAGAAGCTGAGTCGCCCCTACTGGTGGGTGGTGTTCATCGGTGCCGTATTCACGCTTGCGCGATTCAGCGAGGCATTCCTCGTCCTGCGCGCGATGCAGGGTGGCGTACCGGTCGCGCTGGTGCCACTCGTGATGGTGGCAATGAACCTTGTGTACTCGTTGTCGGCCTATCCATTTGGCAAACTGGCTGACTCGATGAGCCATACCAGACTACTGGCCATCGGCCTCGTGGTGCTCATTGCGTCCGATGTCGTGCTTGCGCACGGAAGTCACTGGCCGGTCGTGTTGCTCGGCGTCGCACTATGGGGATTGCATATGGGGCTCACCCAGGGCCTGCTCGCGACGATGGTCGCACATGCAGCACCGCCAGACCTGAAGGGCACGGCGTTCGGCTTCTTCAATCTGATGAGCGGACTGGCGGTGCTGATTGCAAGCGTGGTCGCGGGTGAACTTTGGGACAGCATGGGCGCCGCGGTAACCTTTTACGCGGGTGCAGGTTTTTGTCTGCTGACTCTGGCTGCCCTTGCTATAGGCGGAGGATCGCGGCGAAAGAACGCCTTCTAG